The Fructilactobacillus myrtifloralis genome contains a region encoding:
- a CDS encoding tRNA (adenine(22)-N(1))-methyltransferase — protein MTIQHLSKRLQAVAALVPSVPKLADIGSDHAYLPAYLLQRQVIETAIAGEVRPGPLANAQREITKLGLEEVMQARLGNGLAVLDPDEHVDVIVIAGMGGELITEILTRGQAQLRQHPVLVLQPNVDENVLRRWLQANHYQITAEQLVEDAGHFYEMLRAEFVPNPPALTKTELDFGPYLVRERSAIFRHKWQERLHKSELILRQLQASKKQPATKIAAMQARITAIQEVLNDKG, from the coding sequence ATGACAATTCAACACCTATCCAAACGATTACAAGCGGTGGCCGCCTTGGTGCCGTCGGTGCCGAAGTTAGCGGACATTGGCTCTGACCATGCTTATTTACCGGCCTATTTGTTACAACGCCAAGTGATTGAGACGGCGATTGCGGGCGAGGTCCGCCCGGGTCCGTTAGCAAACGCGCAGCGCGAAATTACCAAACTTGGTTTAGAAGAAGTAATGCAGGCGCGGTTAGGGAACGGACTAGCAGTTCTTGATCCCGATGAGCATGTGGATGTGATTGTAATCGCCGGCATGGGGGGCGAACTGATTACGGAAATCCTGACGCGGGGCCAAGCGCAGTTGCGGCAGCACCCGGTTTTAGTACTACAGCCCAATGTCGATGAAAACGTCTTACGCCGGTGGTTGCAAGCTAATCACTATCAGATTACGGCCGAACAACTCGTCGAAGACGCCGGGCATTTTTACGAAATGTTGCGGGCCGAATTTGTGCCTAACCCACCCGCATTAACCAAAACGGAGTTGGACTTTGGCCCGTACTTAGTTAGGGAACGGAGTGCGATTTTTCGCCACAAATGGCAGGAGCGACTCCACAAGAGTGAACTTATTTTGCGACAGTTGCAGGCTTCAAAAAAGCAACCCGCGACTAAAATTGCGGCGATGCAAGCTCGCATTACAGCCATTCAGGAGGTACTTAATGACAAAGGTTAG
- a CDS encoding Nif3-like dinuclear metal center hexameric protein → MTKVSEIIDRFEQFAPLTFKEPGDPTGFQLGDREAVVHQMMTTLDVRPEVVQEAIDRNVDFIFAHHPVMFRPAANLDLANPQNAMYAELLKHNITVYAAHTNLDNAPGGMNDWLAAALGLEQTTGLVEHEQQDDEPELAMGRVGILPQPMTLTELATRCKERFNLRGIRVVSFAPKQVVQRVAILGGSGGKFYPAALAQHADVYITGDLFYHTAQDLLATGLTALDPGHHIESICKPRLRALFNQWKTEAHWEITVLESELNTDPFQFQ, encoded by the coding sequence ATGACAAAGGTTAGTGAAATTATTGACCGTTTTGAACAATTTGCCCCGTTAACGTTTAAAGAACCAGGGGATCCCACCGGATTTCAGTTAGGTGATCGGGAGGCCGTGGTCCATCAAATGATGACGACGCTCGACGTGCGGCCAGAGGTGGTGCAAGAAGCCATCGATCGAAACGTTGATTTTATCTTTGCTCACCATCCGGTAATGTTTCGGCCCGCCGCGAATTTAGACCTGGCGAACCCCCAAAATGCAATGTATGCAGAGTTATTAAAGCATAACATTACGGTTTATGCGGCCCATACGAACCTAGATAATGCCCCGGGAGGCATGAATGATTGGTTAGCAGCCGCCCTAGGATTAGAGCAAACGACGGGTTTGGTAGAACACGAGCAACAGGATGACGAACCAGAGCTTGCTATGGGGCGGGTCGGCATTTTGCCCCAGCCCATGACCTTAACGGAATTAGCAACTCGTTGCAAGGAGCGGTTTAACCTGCGTGGAATCCGGGTCGTAAGTTTTGCTCCGAAGCAAGTGGTGCAACGGGTGGCCATTTTAGGGGGCAGTGGGGGTAAATTTTATCCAGCGGCCCTGGCCCAGCATGCGGATGTTTACATCACGGGCGATCTGTTTTACCATACGGCGCAGGATTTGTTAGCCACGGGATTAACGGCGCTTGATCCGGGACATCACATCGAAAGCATCTGTAAACCGCGTCTCCGTGCCTTATTTAACCAGTGGAAAACTGAAGCACACTGGGAAATTACGGTCCTAGAATCGGAACTTAATACCGATCCGTTTCAATTTCAATAA